The DNA region GACGCCTCGTCTCTCTCTCGCCTCGATCTGCCTCCCCTCGTCGCGCAGACTCTCCTCCGACGCGGGATCAACCGTCCCGAAGATGCGGAAGCGTTTTTGCATCCGGAGAGATTCACATCCACGCAGTTTCCTGGAATTGAATCGGCGGTTGAACTTATCAAACTGGCTATACGCAGCGGAGACAAAATCTGCGTGTGGGGCGATTTCGACGTGGACGGTCAAACCTCCACCGCCCTGCTGGTGCAGACACTGCAAGCCTTGAACGCGAATGTCGTTTACTACGTCCCTGTGCGCGGACGCGAAAGCCACGGCGTTCACATCGACAGTTTGAAACCGATCATCGAGAACGGTGCAAAACTTTTGCTGACCTGCGACACAGGCATCACTGCGCACGACGCGATCGATTACGCCAACTCGCGCGGACTTGATGTCATCGTCACCGACCATCACGACCTCGGCGAAACCCTGCCCAACGCCAAAGCCATCGTCAACCCAAAGTTACTGCCCGAAGATCATCCGCTGCGAAATTTGGCGGGTGTGGGCGTGGCGTACAAACTCGCCGAAGCGCTCTTAATCGAGAATCAAAAATCTGAAATCGTAGATCTTCTCGACCTTGTCGCACTAGGCTTGATCGCCGACGTTGCCCTGCTCCAAAACGAAACCCGCTCGCTGGCAAAACAAGGCATCGAGCAATTGCGCAACACAAACCGCATCGGTCTGCGTGTAATGGCAGAGCTGGCGGGCGCAAGTTTTGATTCGCTCACCGAAGAGACCATCGGATTCACCTTCGCACCGCGACTCAATGCGCTCGGTCGCCTCGGCGACGCCAACCCTGCAGTTGAACTTTTGCTCACACAAGATTCCGCCCGCGCGCGCCTGCTTGCAACCCAGATCGAAGGCTTGAACGCCCAGAGGCGCATGCTCACCAAACAAGTCACCGACGCGGCGGAAGCGCAACTGCGCGAAAATCCCGACCTGCTCAACCAGCCCGCCATCGTGCTCTCGCATCCCAACTGGCCCGGCGGCGTGGTCGGCATCGTCGCCAACCGCCTCGTCGAACGCCATCACAAACCCGCCATCCTCTTCAACGAATCCGACGACGGCATTCTGCGCGGCTCGGCGCGCTCCATCGAAGGCTTGCACATCACCGAAGCCATTGCCACCCAAAAAGATGTATTGCTCGGCTTCGGCGGGCATCCGATGGCAGCGGGTATGTCGCTCAAAAAGGATGACCTGCCCGCCTTCCGCCGCGGACTCGGCAAAGCGATCGAACGCCAACTGGGGGATATCGCCTTTGAGGAACCGACGCTTCAACTCGACGCCTGGCTTGCCCTCTCCGACCTTAACCTTGACCTCGCCGATAGCTTGGAACTGCTCGCCCCCTTCGGCGCAGGCAACCCTGAGTTGACTCTCGCCACTCGCAATGTGACGTTGAAATCGGTCAGGGAAATCGGTAAGACGAAAGAACATCTTCGCTTGAACATCGAAGACGAAAACGGGGAAATGCAAAGTCTCCTGTGGTGGAGCGGAGCGGGCGAAGAACTTCCGCCCACCGACGCCAAATTCGACGTCGCCTACACCTTGCGCGCCACCTCCTACCGCGGGCAAAGACAAGTCAACCTGCAATTCAAGGAATTCCGCATCATCGAAGAAAGACCCATTGAAGTAAAAGAAACGGGATTGGAGATTCAAGATTTGAGGCTTAACGTTTCAACGTTTGAACGCTTGAACGTCCAAACGTTGGTCTGGGCAGAAGGCGCGGACAAAACCAAAGGAAAGTCTCGCTTCGCATTGACCCGGGCGGATGAATTCGCCATCTATACCACGCCGCCCTCTCCCGTCGAGTTGCGCAATGCGCTGGAGATCGTCAAGCCGAAAATTGTGCACGTCTTCGCCGTCCCGCCTGCCGAAGAAAAGCCCGACGACTTCCTGAAACGGCTGGCAGGTTTGTGCAAATTTGCATTGAACAACAAAGAAGGAAAAACCACACTACACGAGTTAGCGGCGGCGATGGCAGCGCGCGAGATCGCCGTGGAACTCGGCTTGCAATGGCTCGCCGCGGGCGGACAATTGACCGTGAGCATCGAGGATGGCAGCGTGCTATTATCAAAAGAGACGCAGGAGAAAAATCCCTACCTGCAAGCGGAACTGTTCACCGCCCTGCGCGGCGTGCTGAACGAAACCTCCGCTTACAGAAAATATTTTTCAACCGTCACTGACCTCAAAACCCTGTTTAAATCATGAGCTATAAAATCCCAGAAGATTTTCTGGACCTTGTGCAAACTCCCCGTGTCGCGGCGCTTACCACCCTCATGCCAGACGGCTCTCCCCAGACCACACCGGTCTGGTGCGATCACGACGGGGAGTTCATCCGCATCAACACCATGCGCGGATTCCGCAAAGAGAAGAACATGCGCGCCAACCCCAAAGTGACCTTGCTTTGCTACGACCCGCGCGAACCGCTGCGCTCGCTCGAGGTCCGCGGCGAAGTGGTGGAAATGACCGAACAGGGCGCCATGGAGCATCTCGATCACCTCACCCTGCTCTACACCGGCAGATCGCCCTACTTTGGCGAATGCGTCCCTGCCGAACTCAGGGAAAAGGAGACGCCGGTATTGTGCAGGATCCGTCCGCTGCATGTCGTCGCCCTGGATGCGCGAAAGAAGAAGGCAATTCCATGACGAGACCCATTCCCGCCTCCCATCTGGACCTGCTGACTCGTCCCATCCATGGAGTGTTGACCACGCTGATGCCCGACGGACAGCCGCAATCCAGCCTTGTGTGGTGTGACTTTGACGGAGAATGCGCCCGGGTCAACACCTCGCTCGAACGCCAAAAGGGGCAGAATATGAACCACAATCCCAAAGTCTCCCTGCTGATCGTGGACCCGGAGAATACAAGCCGCTTCATCCAAATTCGCGGAGATGCGGAACTTATTCAGGAAGGCGCATTATCTCATTTGGATGAGATCACCCGCCAATACACGAAGCATCCGCAATATTACGGTTATGTCTTTCCGCTTGAAAAACAAGCACAGGAAACGCGCGTCATCTGCCGCATCCACGCAACAAGGGTCACGCTGGACGCGATACACAATTGAGAAACGTCCGATTCGCCTCTACTTCTCATAGTCAATAAAATCATCCACGCCGAACAGGTCTTCATAGCGGGTTAACAAGACCTTCGTCTTTTGCATAAACTCCCCATCCGGATCTTCCTTTTTTGATTCCAATTCTTCCTTGTGGGCGATCAATCGTTCGCGGAAGCTGGTCGTTTTTGGATCAGGCAAAAGCGCTTCGATCTCGCGGATCAGCCCCAGCGTTTCCCGAATAATGGACAGCGCATCAGACAGGGAAATATCATCATCTTCCAATCTGCGGAACACGCTGCATTTATATTTGGCGCAGCTGCGCGGATAGGCATGGAATGTGTACACCGTGCAAGTCCCGTCCCATAGCGGACAGGGCTGTGTGAATCCGCGCTGGCGCGGGTCGTTTCGGATCACCTTAACGCCAAGTTTTTCAACATCGTCGAGTTCCGGGGCGTTAAGCCGCACCCACGAGAAGAGGTGACCCGAGCAGCATAGTCCACAGGCTTTGCAGAGGGCGTTGGCTGGGGATTCGGTCATGGCAGGAATGATAACAAATGATTCAGGAAACAGTATCAGGTGTCCCTTAAGGATGAAGCGAAAAAAGTAGGTCACGCTTGAAGCGTGACCTACAATCCATTAATTCAACGGCAATTCCAATTCCATCAACTTTTCCTGGGTGGGATACCCCTTCTCGTCCCAGCCGCGTTCCTTGTAAAAATCGGGCAGCATCTTGTCGAGTTCCACCACCTTGCCCTTGGCGGGACCATCTGGCAGCGGCTCGTGCAGCATGCGGGTTGGGAGCGTATCCCATTCGGGACCCGAACCCGCTTTGATGAGGAACATGCGCTCGAGCGTGTAAACGCGGTCGGCGGCTTTCATCACTTCTTCAGGAGTGTAGCCCGCGCCCGTGGTGAGGTTCATCATTTCGGAGAGGACACGCGGCAGGATCAAACGCTCTTTTTCAAACACATAGCGGATGGCGACAAACACGCACAGACCCGAAGCATCAATGAGCGCAAATGAGTCTTGGAAGTGTTTGACGAGTTCTGCTTTGCCATCGGTGCTGAGCGGGTTTTCCTTCACAGGCACGCCGAAGACTTCTTCGTAAGCGACGTCACCTTCCATGTGCGATGCGCCCTTGTTGGAGGTAGCGTACAGCAAGCCCATGCCCTGCGAGCCGCGCGGATCGTAGCCGGGGAATTCCTGTTTGCGGGTGGTGACGGCGAGTTCGGGGTGACCGTATTTTTCCGCAAGGCGGTAACTGCCCATGGCAAGGTCCTGACCAAAGCCTTCGTTGTACGCCATCTTCTTTATCATCGCGATCATCGCATCGTGGTCGCCGAATTTGAGCGGCATACCGATCTGCTCTTCAGTCAGATAACCTTTTTCGTACATCTCCATCGCGACAGCAATCGTCATGCCTGTGGTGATGGTGTCCATGCCATATTCGTTGCACAGATAATTTGCCTTCACCAACGCAGCGAGGTTGCTCACGCCACAGCCCGTTCCCAAAGATGAAATCGTTTCATATTCAGGACCTTCGCCCTTGCCTTTGTACGGACCATCGGGCACTTCGGTCAAACGTCCGCACGAGAGCGGACAGCGATAACAAGGCGTGTGACGAATCAGATAATTATCTTTGAGCGCGTCACCGTCAATATTGTGGACATGCTCGAATGTCCCTTGCAGGAAATTGCGCGTCGGCAAAATGCCGAGCGTGTTGGTCACCTGCGGCACATACGACGTGCCATAGATGCGCATGTTCGAGCCTTTCTTCACATCCGCGCCGACCTCTTTCGAAGTACCCACACTGATCGCGCGCATCGCTTCGGGGTTGTGCAGCGCGGGGTTTTTATTTCCCATCGCCACCACGGCTTTGAGATTTTTACTGCCCATCACTGCGCCCACGCCAGAGCGAGCCGCCGCGCGATGTTTATCGTTCATGATGGCTGCCATGAGTGCGAGATTTTCACCCGCAGGTCCGATACAAGCAACTCGCGCCTCTGCGGATGTCTCCGCCTTGAGGATGTCCGTCGTCTCGTGCGTATCCTTGCCCCACACATGCGCCGCGGACCTGATTTCAATCTGGTCTTCGTTTACCAAAACGTACACTGGCTCGGAGGCTTTGCCTTCAAAGATGAACAGATCGAAGCCTGTACGCTTCATCCATGTGGGGAATTCGCCGCCCGAGTTGGAGTGCGCCAGCGCGCCTGTCAACGGGGATTTGGTGACGACCATATAGCGGTTACCTGTCGGCGCGGGCGTAGCGGTCAGAGGACCCGTGGCAAAGATGAGCATATTTTCGGGCGAGAGCGGGTCAGCAGCGGGATCCATTTCTTTGTACATATAATGGATCGCCCATCCGCGCCCGCCGAGATAATCGCGCGCGATCTTGGGGTCAACATCTTCGGTGGTGACTTTTCGGGTGGTGAGGTTTACGCGTAGGATCTTGAGGTGCCAGCCGTACATGTGTGCTCCTTGGGTGGAAGGTTTGAAAGTTGCAGGTTTGAAGGTCAAAAGTCAAAAGTCGAAGGTCAAAGGTATTCCTTTGTGCGCTTTGTGCCCTTCGTGTTTAATTCTTTTTATCCGCCAGCGATGGCAGAAAATGCTGTGACCATATCCCCTTCTTTGAGGGGTGTGTCCATGTCCACGGTGAGACCGTTAAGGACGATCACACTTTCATCATTGAGGGGAATATCAAAGCGGGAGATGGCGTCGTAGACCGTCGTGCCGTTGGGTACATCCAATTCCACAACGCCGTGTTTGTGGTCGGATGGAAGGGCATCGCGATAATTGGCAATTAATTTGACACGGATCATCATTTGTGAATTTTACCGCTAATTTTCAAGAACAATGTATGTATTGAAGAATTATTTCAGCCGCGTTTAATCCTCAAATTTCCATGATTATGCGGCACTCTGTAGCATGAAAGGCGATAAAATTATGAGCATGAAACGACAAGTCCCCTATCATGGCTGGTGTTTTGTGTGCGGAGACGAAAATCCGCACAGCATTGGTATCACATGGTTCATAGAGAACGGCGTGATGACCTCCGAATTCACACTGACAGAAGCTCAGCAGGGACCGCCCGGTCATGCACACGGCGGCGCATCTGCGGCTATTTTGGATGAAGCGATGGGTCTGGTCGTCTGGGCGGCGGGGCACAAAGTGGCGGCTGTCAACTTGGAGATCAATTATCATAAACCGCTTCCGTTGAACCAGCCATTGACTCTCGAGGCACGTATCTCCCAAATGGACGAGCGGAAAATTTTCAGCACAGGGGAAATCCGACTGGCAGATTCAACTGTCGCCGTGAGTGGACGCGGGATCTACGTCGCGGCGCCGAAACTGTTCGAGAGTGTCCGCTTGGACAGGGAAAAGAAGGGATGAGACGAGCGTATCTCATCCTGTTGGCTTTTGTGTTGAATGCGTGTCTTGCCGCGCCGACAGCGGAACCCACAGCGACGGTAATCCTTCCCCGCCAGCTCACAGCGGACGAAAATCCATACGCGCCGCAGGTGGAGGATGCCAGCCTGCAACAGGCGGGCGTGACGCTTACGTCGGTCAATCTTTCGGAGCGATATGATCTCGCGCCGCGCCGTGTGGCGATCTATTTTCTGGGTTATATGCCGAGCGTGTGCAATGAACTGCGCATCCATGTGGCGCCGCCCGACAACGAAGCCAGGATTTTTATCGAAGTGTACAGTCTGATGGACCCCGGCGTGACCTGCGACAGGGTCTTCCAACAGTTCGAGGTCACCATTTTGCTTGGAACCTACACCAATGGCAGGTATACGGTCTGGGTGAACAACGAACCGGTTGGGGATTTTGTAGTGTATTAAGGAACTTATTGATGGTAAGCCGCGTCAACTATAAAAGGAGAGATGCATGAAACCACTTACTTTCATATTGCTCGCCTTGCTGCTGATCCTGTCCGCGTGCGCGGGCGGCATGGAGGAACCCGTCAACAATGACGAGCCGGTCAGCAGTGAGCCCCCATCCGTTCCGCCAACTGAAACATCCGCACCCATTTTGTCGCTGGATTCGTTCGAGCGCGGCGTGGTCTATCTCGACTCAGTCGAATTGCTGACCATGGAAAGTCATCCATTACAGTTCTCGCTTGAGCTCGCAGGCAATTTACCCACTCCCTGCCATCAACTGCGCGTGGATGTCAGCCCGCCGGATACAGAAAATAAAGTGATCGTGGATGTTTATTCAGTCGTCGATCCCGGCGTCATGTGCACACAGGTTCTGAAGCCGTTCGAATTGAATCATCCGCTGGGAAGTTTCCCCGAAGGGAAATATACCCTGTGGGTCAACGGCGAAATGATCACGGAGTTTGATGCGTAAATTCATTCCGATAAAAAAACGAGCCGGAGTGTCCGGCTCGTTTTGTCTTAATGGTTGAGTATCTGCGAGAGAAAGAGTTTTGTGCGGTCTTCCTTGGGAGATTTGAAGATATCCTCCGGTGTGCCGCTCTCCACGATCTGACCCTGATCGAAGAAGAACATGCGGTCGGCGACGGCGCGGGCAAAGCCCATTTCATGAGTCACCACCAGCATGGTCATGCCGGATTTCGCCAGTTCCACCATCACATCCAGCACTTCCTTGATCATCTCCGGGTCAAGCGCGGAGGTCGGCTCGTCGAAGAGCATGATCTTCGGCTGCATGGCAAGCGCGCGCGCAATTGCAACACGCTGCTGCTGTCCGCCCGACAATTGACCGGGGTATTTATGCGCCTGCTCCGGGATGCCGACCCGCTCCAGTAATTGCATGGCGATCTCCTCCGCCTTTTCTTTTGTCCACTTGCGGACCTGGATCGGCGAAAGGACGATATTCTGCATGACCGTCAAGTGCGGGAACAGATTGAACTGCTGGAACACCATGCCGGTCTCCATACGGATCTGTTCAATATTGCGGACATCATGACTGAGTTCGATGCCATCTACAACGATATGTCCGCGCTGATGTTCTTCAAGGCGATTGATGGTGCGGATGAAGGTTGACTTCCCCGAACCGGACGGACCGAAGATGACGATCACCTCGCGCCGTTCCACTTCCATGTTCACACCTTTCAGGGCGTGGAAATTCCCGTACCATTTGTGTACATCACGAGCTGAAATGATGATATCGCGATTCTGTGACATGCTAAATATCTCCTCCGGAACTATCGTTTCCCAACGCCGAGTCTCTCTTCAAGTTTCTGGCTGAGATAGGACATCCCGTAACTCAACACCCAATAGATCAGAGAGATGAAAACATAAACTTCGCGCTGCAGCCCCAAAAAGTCGGGCTGTGCCAGCACGGTCTTTGCAATACCCACCAGATCAAGCAGACCGACGATCGCCACCAACGCCGTATCCTTGAACACCGCGATAAATTGCCCAACCAGGATCGGGATGACGAGGCGCAGCGCCTGCGGCAGAATGATGAAGAACATGGTCTGCGGCCCGCTCAAACCCAGTGCATGAGCCGCTTCAAACTGACCCTTGGGGATGGCTTGCAAACCTCCGCGCACGTTCTCCGCGAGATAGGCGGCGCTGAACAGCACCATGGCGACCATCGCACGCACAACACGGTCCACCGTCCAGTTGGCTGGCAAAAAGAGCGGAAGCATCAACTGCGCCATGAACAGGATCGTGATCAACGGCACACCGCGCACCAACTCAATATAGATCACGCTCGCGATCCGGACGACCGGCAATTCCGACCGACGCCCCAGTGCCAAGAGAACACCAAGCGGGAAGGAAAAAATGATCGCAACCACAGTCAGCAGGAACGTAAGCAGCAACCCACCCCACAGATTGGTCCCAACAATGGGCATCACCCCATCTGCAGATGTAAAGCCTCGCGTCAGCAGGATGAAGATCGGCAGGGACAGAATCCACCCGAACACAACGATCCTGCCAAGCGCATCAGGCTTGCTTCGGGCTGCCACCCAACCGATAACCCCGACCACGCTGAGAATGACCAGCCACTTGCGCGGCTCATCCCCGAAGGGAAGGAGCGCCATTAAAGCAGGAGTCGCAAGCAAAAGAATGGTTGCAGCATATGATCTTCGCGCCCAAATGGCAAGCGAGTTCCCCGTCAGGAACATCAGGAAGCCAAGCGCAACCCATAACCGCCATACTTCCGCAAGCGGATACTGCCCGACCATGATCAGGCGCATATTTGCCCTGACCACTTCCCATTCCGCGACGGTGAACACCCAGCGAAGCAAGCCTGTCACCGCCCAATAGATGATCAATGCGCCGAGGATGGTCAGGATTGTGTCCAGCCAGGAACCAAAGAGATTTTTCCGCAGCCAGCGCAGGATGCCGGAGCGTTCTGTGAGCGGAGGAAGAACTGTATTTTCCTGGGTCATGTTAGCGCTCCACCAGCTTGATTCTTTGGTTGTACCAGTTCATGAACGCCGATGTGATCAGACTGAACATGAGATAAGTAAACATGACCATCGAGATCATTTCCACCGCCCGCCCGGTCTGGTTCTGGATCGTGTTCGAGATGTAAAAAAGGTCAGGATAACCGACCGCGATGGCAAGCGATGAGTTCTTAATAAGGTTGAGGTACTGGCTGGTCAACGGCGGGATGATCACACGCATCGCCTGTGGGAAGACGATCAAACGCAGGGTTTGGAAGGCATTCAACCCAAGCGCGCGGGAGGCTTCGACCTGTCCCTTTGATACGGCAAGAATGCCGGAACGTACCACCTCGCCAATGAACGCGGATGTGTACAGCACGAGTCCGGAAGTCAACGCCATGAATTCGGGGCTGAGGACTTTTCCGCCGGTCATGTTCAAGCCCTCGATGATCGGTATATCGAGTGTTAGGGGGTTCTCGGGCAGGATAAACCATCCAGCCAGCGCAACCCCAATGAAGGTCAATAATGTCCACACGGTGGTGAGAGGGGCGCGCCCCGTGCGTTTGCTATAGGAACGCAGGGCGAGGAAAACAACAACAGCGAGGATCAAGCCGACCAGCAGGATCAGGCGGAAGGTCGGGTATGAATCGGTCGGCAATCCCCAAGGGATGCCCACGCCGCGATTCGTCAAATAGATGTCGCCGGGCCAGATGACCGCCTCCCTGACGCGCGGCAGTTTGAGAAAAACGCCCAGATACCAAAAGATCAAAAATACCAACAGGGATAAATTGCGGATCAATTCGAGATAAAAAGCGGCAAGCCGGTTGATCAGGAAGTTGGTGGAGAGCCGCGCCACGCCCAGGATCACGCCAAAGATCGTTGATGCAATGATGCCCACAATACTGACAGAGAGCGTGTTTAGCAGACCAGCCTGATATGCCTGCCAGTAGGATGAAGTCCGGCTGTAAGCGAAGAGGGTTTCGGAAATATCAAAACCGGATATGCCGCTTAAGAAACCGTAAGTCAGGGAAATGCCCTGCCTTGCCAGTCCCGCCCGCATGTTCTGGTAGATCAGTGAAGCGACGAAAAGCAGTGCAACGACAAACAGCACCTGCCCCAGAATGTTCAGGATGCGTTCGTCGCGCCAGAATGGAATTGCTGCTTTTTGCCTTGTATCTTCCTGCATTGGCAAACCTCCCGGATACGAAAAGAGGGCAGGGAGTTATCCCCACCCTCTTTTTTCCATCAGTTTAGCGGACAGGCGGAGCGTAGAGCAAACCACCTTCGGTGTAGAGGCTGTTCAAGCCGCGCGGAATGTAGGTCGGGGTATCGGGTCCGAGGCTGCGGTTGTACACTTCCTCGTAGTTGCCGACGAGCTTGATGATGTTGTAGCCCCAGTCGTTGTCGAGACCGAGCTTCAAGCCCATATCGCCTTCGAGACCCAGCAGGCGGCGAATTTCGGGGTTGGTGGCGCTGGAACGGATGCTATCCACATTGGCGGAGGTGACACCGAATTCTTCACCGGCGATCATGGCGAAGACGGTCCACTGGGCAATGTCGAACCACTGGTCGTCGCCGTGGCGGACCATCGGTCCGAGCGGTTCCTTGGACATGGTCACATCCATGATGACGTGCGCAGACGGGTCAGCCAGAACGGTGCGGCGGGACACGAGACCGGATTTATCGGTCGTGACGGCATCACAGCGCTCTTCGGCATAGGCAGCGAAAGTGGCGTCGGCATCTTCAAAGACAGCCGGGGTATAGGAAACGCCCAAGGAAGCCATCACGTCCGCCAGGTTCAATTCGGTGGTCGTGCCGGTCTGGACGCAGATCGTGCCGCCAGCCAGGTCCTGCAGGGTGTTGATGCCGCTGTCGGCAGGGACCATCATGCCCTGACCATCATAGAAGGTGGTGGCGGTGAAGTTGCCGCCCAATTCGGTATCGCGGACAAGCGACCAGGTGGTATTGCGGCTGAGCACATCAATTTCGCCGGACTGCAGGGCAGTGAAGCGTTCCGCAGCGGTCACGGGGCGGAATTCCACCTTGGTGGCGTCACCAAAGATGGCGGCGGCAAGAGCGCGGCAATAGTCCACGTCGATGCCGGAGAAGTTACCGTCGGCATCGATATAACCAAAGCCGGGAACCTGCGAGTTCACGCCGCAGATCAGGTTGCCGCGGGCTCGGACGGTTTCAAGCGTCACGCCAAAGCCAGAGGGGGCAACCACAGCCCCTTCAGCAGGGACTTCCACGATCACGGTTTCAACAACGGTCACGGTTTCACCGCCGCCAGATACGGCTCCACCGCCACAGGCGGCAAACACAAGGCTCGCCGCGATCAGCAACGACACAATCCAAAAAGTTTTACGCATTTCTCCTCCTTGAGAAAAGTTTTATTAGGTTGGATACAATGGTTGAAGAGTATATTTTTTTACCGGGACAGTCTGCTCCTTTCCAAAGGCTTGCATGTAAGCACTTTCAAACAATGCTCTGAGCCGAAATGTGACAAAGAGATTTATGTTTATCCTGATAATGTACCTGAAAGCAGGAATCGTTCATCGCTCAGAGCGATGCGGCATTAATTTACATGCACACACCCTTAAATCAATTGTGTGTCATTATAACTTAAAACAATCAGATGTCGCCCATTCTGCGGGATGGATTCTAGCTCGTCGAAACGGGAGCAACACGCGCATTCGTCAATTTTACAAGATCGCCCACGCCGATCTGAATGTCCAATCCGCGCTGGCCGCCCGAAATATAGATCTCATCAAAGCCCTGCGCAGCCTCATCAATCACCACCTGAAAGCCTTTATTGATCAGCGCCAGCGGAGAAATGCCGCCCGCCTGCAAACCGGTCAACTGCTCGGCTTCGCGCTCGGTGGGCAGGTGCATCTTCTTCTCGCCCAAAAACGACGCCAACAGTTTCAAATTCACCACATGCGGACCGGGAACCACCGTCAGCACGGGCTTGCCTTTTTCGCGCTTCGTGACAATGGTCTTGAAAACCTGCCCTGCCGGGACGCCCATATATTCCGCCGCCTCCAACGCGCCCAGTTTCTCGGCAGGCAGTTCATGCGCCGTGTACTTTACCTTGCGCGCATCCAAAAACCTCGTGACATTATTCGTGATAGACATGGGGTGAAAATCCTGTACAATTATAAACACAATGGAGGCTGAAATGTCAGATCGCGAACAGGAGCGTCTCAAAAGATTGCGCGAACAGCAACTCCAAACGCGCGACCCGCTCACAAAACAACGCAAGATCCAGCACGGTATTTCGGTCAAGGAAAGGCGGGCGGCGCGCAAACCGTTCTCCTTCGCCAAAGCCTGGAGCGACATCCCCCACATCTTCAAGGTGCCGTTCTATGGACTTCTACTCGGTGTAACCATCACCTTCATTCTGCCCATGCTTTGGATCTCTCCATACGCCATCTTTGCCGGGGCAGGCGTCACGCTGCTCCTGATCGTCTTCGGAGCGATACTCGGCAACACACTGGATCTGCGCGACAGGATCAAAGACAACATCAAATAGACGGGTGCGCCTCATTCCACGCCGAGGCTTGATCCCACACCCGGTCATTTCACCCCTCAAAAAGACACGGAGGCATTCATGATCAGCACGCAAACCCTTTCCCAGTTCAGTCTCTTCAACGGACTGCCTGAACCGCTCCTCAAGCAGATCGCTGAGATCGGCGTACAGACATCCGCCAAAAAAGGAGAATTCGTCTTCCATGAGGGCGAAAAAGCCGATAAATTGCACTTCCTTTTAGACGGAAGCGTCGCCCTGCGCGTCAAGTTGACCTCCCGCCCGGAAAGCGTGACCGTATCCTTCGTCTCCACACCGTTTCAGAGTTTTGGCTGGTCGGGCATCGTGCCGCCGTTCCACTACACCTCCAGCGCCGAATGTGACGAGGATTCGAACCTGCTCATCATCCCTGCCCAGCCGTTCATGAAACTGATGGAAGAGAATCCGCAGGCAGGTTTTCAGGTGATGAAGCGCATCGCCGAGATCATTGCCGACCGTCTGCGAAACAGCCGTCAGGCATTGCTGAAAACGATCTAGGTTAAGAACAAGTCATCAGAAACAGGAACAGGCGCGGGGCGGGCGTGATGCGGCGCGCCTGTTTTTGATTCTTGAAATCCTGCGTAGTACAATTATCCACAATGAAGTCCATGCCTGCCACCATTCCGCTCGAAAAACTGCTGGAACAGCTCCCTGAAACCTATGGGGTCGCCGACCGGGAGTTGGTCACCCGCGCCTATCACACAGCGGAGGAGGCGCATCGCGGACAGAAGCGTCACTCGGGCGAGCCGTACATCAATCACTGCATTGCGGTGGCTGCAACTCTCGCAGACTTAAAAGTGCCTTCCGAGGTGATCGCCGCCGGGTTGTTGCATGATACCGTGGAAGACACCCCGATCACACTGGCGGATATTCGCCGTGATTTTGGGGATACGGTAAAAATTCTGGTGGATGGTGTCACAAAACTGACGCACCTGCCGCGCGTCTCCCGCGGCGACCAAC from Anaerolineales bacterium includes:
- a CDS encoding PaaI family thioesterase; the protein is MKRQVPYHGWCFVCGDENPHSIGITWFIENGVMTSEFTLTEAQQGPPGHAHGGASAAILDEAMGLVVWAAGHKVAAVNLEINYHKPLPLNQPLTLEARISQMDERKIFSTGEIRLADSTVAVSGRGIYVAAPKLFESVRLDREKKG
- a CDS encoding amino acid ABC transporter ATP-binding protein, which encodes MSQNRDIIISARDVHKWYGNFHALKGVNMEVERREVIVIFGPSGSGKSTFIRTINRLEEHQRGHIVVDGIELSHDVRNIEQIRMETGMVFQQFNLFPHLTVMQNIVLSPIQVRKWTKEKAEEIAMQLLERVGIPEQAHKYPGQLSGGQQQRVAIARALAMQPKIMLFDEPTSALDPEMIKEVLDVMVELAKSGMTMLVVTHEMGFARAVADRMFFFDQGQIVESGTPEDIFKSPKEDRTKLFLSQILNH
- a CDS encoding amino acid ABC transporter permease, encoding MTQENTVLPPLTERSGILRWLRKNLFGSWLDTILTILGALIIYWAVTGLLRWVFTVAEWEVVRANMRLIMVGQYPLAEVWRLWVALGFLMFLTGNSLAIWARRSYAATILLLATPALMALLPFGDEPRKWLVILSVVGVIGWVAARSKPDALGRIVVFGWILSLPIFILLTRGFTSADGVMPIVGTNLWGGLLLTFLLTVVAIIFSFPLGVLLALGRRSELPVVRIASVIYIELVRGVPLITILFMAQLMLPLFLPANWTVDRVVRAMVAMVLFSAAYLAENVRGGLQAIPKGQFEAAHALGLSGPQTMFFIILPQALRLVIPILVGQFIAVFKDTALVAIVGLLDLVGIAKTVLAQPDFLGLQREVYVFISLIYWVLSYGMSYLSQKLEERLGVGKR
- a CDS encoding ABC transporter permease subunit (The N-terminal region of this protein, as described by TIGR01726, is a three transmembrane segment that identifies a subfamily of ABC transporter permease subunits, which specificities that include histidine, arginine, glutamine, glutamate, L-cystine (sic), the opines (in Agrobacterium) octopine and nopaline, etc.), giving the protein MQEDTRQKAAIPFWRDERILNILGQVLFVVALLFVASLIYQNMRAGLARQGISLTYGFLSGISGFDISETLFAYSRTSSYWQAYQAGLLNTLSVSIVGIIASTIFGVILGVARLSTNFLINRLAAFYLELIRNLSLLVFLIFWYLGVFLKLPRVREAVIWPGDIYLTNRGVGIPWGLPTDSYPTFRLILLVGLILAVVVFLALRSYSKRTGRAPLTTVWTLLTFIGVALAGWFILPENPLTLDIPIIEGLNMTGGKVLSPEFMALTSGLVLYTSAFIGEVVRSGILAVSKGQVEASRALGLNAFQTLRLIVFPQAMRVIIPPLTSQYLNLIKNSSLAIAVGYPDLFYISNTIQNQTGRAVEMISMVMFTYLMFSLITSAFMNWYNQRIKLVER
- a CDS encoding amino acid ABC transporter substrate-binding protein, translating into MRKTFWIVSLLIAASLVFAACGGGAVSGGGETVTVVETVIVEVPAEGAVVAPSGFGVTLETVRARGNLICGVNSQVPGFGYIDADGNFSGIDVDYCRALAAAIFGDATKVEFRPVTAAERFTALQSGEIDVLSRNTTWSLVRDTELGGNFTATTFYDGQGMMVPADSGINTLQDLAGGTICVQTGTTTELNLADVMASLGVSYTPAVFEDADATFAAYAEERCDAVTTDKSGLVSRRTVLADPSAHVIMDVTMSKEPLGPMVRHGDDQWFDIAQWTVFAMIAGEEFGVTSANVDSIRSSATNPEIRRLLGLEGDMGLKLGLDNDWGYNIIKLVGNYEEVYNRSLGPDTPTYIPRGLNSLYTEGGLLYAPPVR